CGTCAGACTAAACAACGGGCTGACGAACTGCTTAGGATGGCGGAGCAGGAAAGCAAGGAAATTATTTCCGCGGCAGAAGATGAAGCGTTGGAAGCTGTGGAGGAAGAGAAAAGAAAAGGCTATGAAACCGGATACAAAACCGGAGCTGAAGAAGGGTACGGGGAAGGATGCGAAGTCGGCCGGCAAGAAGTTTTGAAGGAAAGTCAAAAAAAAATTGATGAGGCCGGAAAGATACTGAAAACAGCCCACAAGGAATCACGTGCATATATACAAAAAACGGAAAACGAAATTATAGGCTTGGCTGTAAAAATTGCGGAAACAATCATTAAAAAAGAACTCGAATTGGACGATAGTATTATTGTGGGGATTGCAAAGGATGCTTTGGCAGAAGTCCGGAGTATGAGCCAAATAGTGATTCGGACCGGAAAGCAGGAAGCGGTGATAATTCAGAATAATTTGACAGAACTCCAGGAACTATGTCCAAACGGCGTGTTCACGATTCTAAGGGATGAAACGGTACAGGCGGGAGGCTGTTTCATCGAAACGGACATTAACATCATCGATGCCACCGTAGACAAGAAACTGGAGAATGTCAAACGGGTTCTTATGGAAACGGGGCAAAGGCATGGAAAATAGCCGACACTTCGATTTGTACCACAAGGCACTATCGGGTAAGTCATTTTATCAAAAAATCGGGAAGGTAACTCAAGTCATAGGTTTGACCATACAGGTTGAGGGAGTCAAAAGTTTTGTAGGAGAGGTCTGCCGCATTGAAATTGACGACCATAAGCATGTATTAGCGGAAGTAGTGGGCTTCAAAAACGAAAAAGTGCTGCTGATGCCTCTAGGGGATATCAGTGGGATTGGTCCAGGTTGCAGGGTGGTTTCCACGGGCAAGTCCCTGCAGATAAAGGTTGGAGAAAATCTTTTGGGAAAAGTTCTTGACGGATTAGGAGAACCTATCGATAAGGAATACTTGTATTTGGATAAGGAAGTAGACATCTATAGGAATCCTCCCAATCCATTGAAGCGCAAATCCATTAAAATGCCAATGTGCACCGGCATAAGGGCGATTGACGGGTTGTTGACTTGCGGAGAAGGTCAGAGGCTAGGCATTTTCGCCGGTAGCGGAGTAGGCAAGAGCATTCTTTTAGGCAAAATCGCAAGATCCTCTAATGCCGATGTCAATGTCATTGCTCTAATAGGAGAACGAAACCGAGAATTGCGCAATGTTTTGGACAAGGACCTGGGAGAGGATGGACTCAAGAAATCGGTTGTGATTTGCGCAACTTCGGATCAACCCGCTCTCGTCCGATTAAAGGGGGCTTTCACTGCTACAGCCATTGCCGAGTATTACAGGGACCAAGGACTGAAGGTCATGTTCATGATGGATTCAGTTACGCGTTTTGCAATGGCGCAGAGAGAAGTGGGCCTGGCTATTGGGGAACCGCCCACTACCAAAGGATACACTCCTTCGGTTTTCGCACTTTTACCTAAATTGCTGGAGCGGACCGGAATGGCTGAAAAGGGTTCCATTACAGCTTTTTATACAGTTCTGGTTGACGGTGACGACATGAATGAGCCCATTGCGGATGCAGTCCGGGGTATTTTGGATGGACATATTGTTCTGTCGAGGAAATTGGCGGCAAAGAATCATTTTCCTGCCATTGATGTGCAGGAAAGTATCAGCCGCCTTATGAAGCAGATAGTGGACAAAGATTATTATGAGATGGCCGGTAGAATCCGTGACAGCCTTACAGTTTATGAAAAAGCTGAAGATTTGATTAATGTTGGGGCCTATGTCAAAGGATCAAACCCCAAGATTGATAGAGCTATAGCTCTGAACGATAAATTGATAGAGTTTCTTCAACAGGAAGTAGAAGAAGAGTCTTCCATGAAAGAAACCTTGGACGCCATGAAACTTTTGTTCATAAAGTAGGGGAGGATTGAAATGAAGGGATTCGACTATACATTGGAGAATGTGCTCAAACTTAGGATTCAAACCGAGGTTGAGCGTCTCTCTGAATTTTCGAGTGCTCAGCGAAATTACAACGAGCATATGGAGTCCGTTGTAAAAATTGAGTCGGAAATCGATGGCATCATCGATTCTTTTCAAAAAGCGAAACCGACCCAGGTAGCATCTAGGAAGCATTACTATTTTTATCTTGAGAATCTCCGGTTTAAGAAAGGACAACAGAATGATCTTTTGCATGAAGCTGGAAAGTTTTGCGAACGGAAACGTCAGGCTTTTGAAAAGGCTCAAATAAAGCGCAAGACAATCGAAAGCCATCGGGAAAAGCAATTGGACGTTTATAAGCTGGGGGAAAAGAAGAAAGAGGAGTGTATACTCGATGAAATGGCTGTAATCGCCTTCAAAAGGAGGCTTGAATTATAGAAAGTCAAAGCAAATAGGAGGTGAATATATGGAATGCGCAATAAAATTGAATATAGGCAAAAAGGCGGAATTTACGCTGAGCACCGGGAAGGCAGGCAAGACTGATATAGGTGAATCCGTAGGAAAAGGTGAAAGATTCGAGGCTTTGATGCGCAGGTTTATGAGTGTAGACGGCAAGAACGTCGAAACCCAAGTACCGACGCACAAGGTATTGCCGGAAAAAGACATGTTGTCTGCATTGGCTGGTGTCCAGATGGAGATGAAGGTGATTATTGAAGCCGTAGAGATTGAGGATGTTACTGCGGGGAAGGAACTTTCGGAAGCTGATTTTGATAAAGGGAAAAAGACGGTCGGCAAAGTCTGTCTTGATAATCTTGGCAGATTTCCTGAGATACCGCGAGAATTCATTAAAGAAACCGGAATGATGCAGGATGTCAATTTGAAATCCGAATCAGAGAGGCTGAATGATGAGGCAGTCGCCCAGCCCCTTGAAGCAGGAAGAGGCAGTGAAATTACCGACAGGACTGCTGGTGAATGGTTGCAAAATCCGGGAGCTGAATCTGTTGCAGTGGCAGGGACTTTCTATGCTGAGCAAGGATTGCCTGATATCGTTTCCGAAAAGCGAACGGTAGACAAGAATGCAATGTTTTCACCGTCTGCGGGGGTACAGGAAAATATACAGGGATTGGAATCAAAGCAACCGAAAAATCTTGAAACTATCGCGATGAACGAAGACGAAAAAAGATTTTTACATTCCGCTAGGAGGCAGAGCGTTTTGAACCGCTTGCCTGAAATGCAAAAGCAAGGACAAGAAGAAACCGGCACATTGCAAACAGGGAAAGGCGCGCTCGTGGAAACCGGCGAAATGAAGAACACCGCAAAACCCGAACTGAAGAACACCGCAAAACCCGAACTGAAGAACACCGCAAAACCCGAACTGAAGAACGGAATTTCAGAGCAGGCTGCTAAAATGGTCGAGGGTGTACCTGCTATTGATACAAAAATTGCCGGATTGGAAACAGTCAAGGCGGAGACGGTTGATGCTGCGAGAGCAATTACAAATTTCGAGGAAATCGGTGAGAAGATTGAGTTTGGAATGAACAAAGCCCGTGAAAATGGAGAAACCGTAATGAGGGTGCGATTGAAGCCGGAGGAATTGGGCAGGATAGAAATTAAACTGACGAACGAGGACGGCGCGGTGAAGGCTCGGATTTTTGTGGAAAACGAAGGCGTCAAAGAACAATTGAAAAATTTTCTCATGGATGATAGGGCTTTTTCGAGGCAAAACGGTCTACGACTGAAAGAAATAGAAGTGAGTGTTTTCAATCAACAAACAGGCAATTCGGAGGAATTCGGACAAAGAGCTTTCGATTTTCAGAGAGAGGCCCGTCAAGATGATTTTACGGATGATTTTCGGGAAGAACGCAATGATTTGTTGTGGCAAACTGAAGAAGGGCGAGGCGCACAAAAGGGATTGGATTTATTCGCTTAGGAGGTGAAATGATGGAAGTAAGCAACGTAAGCAGCTATGTGGATGCATCGCAAAGTAGCAGTAGCGGACAGAAACTCGGTAAAAATGAATTTTTTCAGATTCTTGCTGCACAGCTTCAGTTTCAGGATCCCATGGAAGGTGGGGATAATTCGGAATATGTGGCCCAATTGGCGCAGTTTTCTGCCCTTGAGCAGATGGAGAATTTAAATTTAGCCATTGCAGATTTGAAAAACAATCAGAACCTGCTTTTTGGAAGTCAGATGATAGGAAAGACTGTAGAGGTTGTGGGAGAAAATGAGATAGTCAAGGGAGAAGTCCAATCGGTCAGGGTTCGCGAATCGGGACTCTATATCGTAGTGGGGGACCAGGAATATGTGGCGGAGGACATACTGAACATGACTTTAACACCGGATGAACAGGTGCAGCAGATCATTGAAGGAATGGAGCATATTGGCCAGGTCTTGGATCAAGCCTTTGCACCGGAACCTCAAGTTGTTATCTAAATGCTTTAAGGAAGTGATTAAATGGCTTACAGAGTGAATAATGGAATGCTTTATCCGGTTGACCGACCAGGGAAAAGCAAGAATAACGGCACTGACAAAGCAAACCGCGGTGACGGGAACTTCAGGCAGATTCTTAATAAGACATTAGATAATAAGTCGGAGCTGAAAGTTTCAGCACACGCACTCAGACGACTGGAACAGAGGAATTTAAGGCTTACGGAGAACGACATGAGGAATCTTGAAAAGGCAGTTGACAAGGCTGAAGCCAAGGGGGCAAAAGAATCATTGCTTCTTTACAAGGAAATGGCTTTTGTAGCAAGCATCCACAACCGTACAATAATTACGGCAGTGGGGCAGAAAGATGCAAAGGAAAACGTTTTTACAAACATAGACAGTGCAGTCATCATCGACGAAGATTGACAGGCCGGACCTCCAAGAGGAAGCCTGGCGCCGCGGATTGAATGAAGCGGCGCACATCTTCAAAACACAAGGGAGGAATTTTAATATGTTAAGATCACTTTATGCAGGCGTAAGTGGAATGAGAAGCAATCAGGTAAAGATGGATGTAATAGGCAACAATATCGCAAACGTAAACACAACGGCATTCAAGTCGGGGCGAGCAAGGTTTCAGGATCTTTTCAGCCAGACTCTTGCAAACGCGCAGATGCCTTCCGATACAGGCCTGGGCGGAATAAACCCCAAGCAGGTTGGCCTTGGAGTTGGAGTTGCGGCGATTGACACGGTAATGAGCGGAGGCTCTCTTAAGCCTACGGGAAGAGAACTCGACTTCGCAATCGAAGGGGAAGGTTTCTTTGTGGTATCTCGGGATAGTGCAGGAGACATGAAGCGCTACACGCGCGACGGAGCCTTCTTCACCGACTACGAGGGTAATTTGGTTAATGCTGAGGGACTTCGCGTGCTTGGGTATGCTGCCGACGGATTGACTGGAAGCGTCGGGGCGTATGATCACACTGGCACAACCGTCATCACCAGCCCAAGCGATTCCACACAAAGCGATCTGCTGGTGTCCATATGCATTCCAAATGAAATGACCGTTGGGGCGAACACCGTCAGCTTGGAGACCTTTTCCATAGACGGTTCAGGATTGATACAAGGCATATACAGTGATGGAGAGGTATACTCATTGGGACAAATAGGCATTGGCAAATTCAAAAATCCGGGAGGGCTTGACAAGCTGGGAGGAAATACATACCGGGATACACGAAATTCGGGGGAAGTTGAAGTCGGAGTGGCTAACGAAAACGGCTTCGGAGCAATAAGGCCGGGAGTATTGGAAATGTCGAATGTGGACCTTGCCAATGAATTCACCGAGATGATAATCACCAGCCGGGCCTATCAGGCTAATGCGAAGACGATTTCGACCTCGGATGAAATGCTTCAGGAATTGATCAACCTCAAGCGATAATTGGGAAGTGGAAAGATTAAAGATTAAAGATTAAAGATTAAAGATATCAGGAAAAGATGTAAAAAATAAAGTGGGAAATGGAAAAACAAATAAAAATCATAAGCCGGCTAAAATTTAATTCGAGTCGGTAGGAAGTCAGGGGCGGGCGCATAGAATGCCCGCCCCGATAAAGGAGTTGTTTTCAAGTGGTAAGACTGACTTCATTAAAGGGTGAACCTTTTTATCTCAATGCAGAACTGATTGAAAAAATTGAGGAAATCCCTGATACTCTAATTACCTTGACAAGCGGCAAGAAAATCAGGGTAAGTCAAAAGGCGCTGGAAGTAGTGGAGAGCGTCATAGCCTACCGCAGAAAAATAAATGGCGGGCTTTAGGAGGCTAAAGAATGAAAAAAATCGATATTTTTCCATTGCTGGCCATATTTATAGGAACCACGATGATTATAATAGCTATTTCAACGCAGGGAAATATTATGGTATTCTGGAGTCTTTCATCTCTGGTTATAACCGTTTTAGGTTCATTCTGCGCACTCATGGCTAGCTATCCTATAAAAGTGCTATTGGGTGTTCCCAAGATTTTAAAGCAGGCATTCATATCTAATATGGACAATCGCAGCAATTTAGTTGTTTTGTTCGCAAATCTTTCACGCAAGGCACGTTCGGAGGGTCTATTATCGATAGAGGAAGAAGTGGAGAAAATAGAAAACGAATTTCTCATCAGGGGCTTGCGGATGGTAGTGGACGGAATTGAGCCGGAG
This sequence is a window from Peptostreptococcaceae bacterium. Protein-coding genes within it:
- the fliJ gene encoding flagellar export protein FliJ codes for the protein MKGFDYTLENVLKLRIQTEVERLSEFSSAQRNYNEHMESVVKIESEIDGIIDSFQKAKPTQVASRKHYYFYLENLRFKKGQQNDLLHEAGKFCERKRQAFEKAQIKRKTIESHREKQLDVYKLGEKKKEECILDEMAVIAFKRRLEL
- a CDS encoding flagellar FlbD family protein translates to MVRLTSLKGEPFYLNAELIEKIEEIPDTLITLTSGKKIRVSQKALEVVESVIAYRRKINGGL
- a CDS encoding flagellar biosynthesis protein → MLYPVDRPGKSKNNGTDKANRGDGNFRQILNKTLDNKSELKVSAHALRRLEQRNLRLTENDMRNLEKAVDKAEAKGAKESLLLYKEMAFVASIHNRTIITAVGQKDAKENVFTNIDSAVIIDED
- a CDS encoding flagellar hook-basal body complex protein: MLRSLYAGVSGMRSNQVKMDVIGNNIANVNTTAFKSGRARFQDLFSQTLANAQMPSDTGLGGINPKQVGLGVGVAAIDTVMSGGSLKPTGRELDFAIEGEGFFVVSRDSAGDMKRYTRDGAFFTDYEGNLVNAEGLRVLGYAADGLTGSVGAYDHTGTTVITSPSDSTQSDLLVSICIPNEMTVGANTVSLETFSIDGSGLIQGIYSDGEVYSLGQIGIGKFKNPGGLDKLGGNTYRDTRNSGEVEVGVANENGFGAIRPGVLEMSNVDLANEFTEMIITSRAYQANAKTISTSDEMLQELINLKR
- a CDS encoding flagellar hook-length control protein FliK, with translation MECAIKLNIGKKAEFTLSTGKAGKTDIGESVGKGERFEALMRRFMSVDGKNVETQVPTHKVLPEKDMLSALAGVQMEMKVIIEAVEIEDVTAGKELSEADFDKGKKTVGKVCLDNLGRFPEIPREFIKETGMMQDVNLKSESERLNDEAVAQPLEAGRGSEITDRTAGEWLQNPGAESVAVAGTFYAEQGLPDIVSEKRTVDKNAMFSPSAGVQENIQGLESKQPKNLETIAMNEDEKRFLHSARRQSVLNRLPEMQKQGQEETGTLQTGKGALVETGEMKNTAKPELKNTAKPELKNTAKPELKNGISEQAAKMVEGVPAIDTKIAGLETVKAETVDAARAITNFEEIGEKIEFGMNKARENGETVMRVRLKPEELGRIEIKLTNEDGAVKARIFVENEGVKEQLKNFLMDDRAFSRQNGLRLKEIEVSVFNQQTGNSEEFGQRAFDFQREARQDDFTDDFREERNDLLWQTEEGRGAQKGLDLFA
- the fliI gene encoding flagellar protein export ATPase FliI, with translation MENSRHFDLYHKALSGKSFYQKIGKVTQVIGLTIQVEGVKSFVGEVCRIEIDDHKHVLAEVVGFKNEKVLLMPLGDISGIGPGCRVVSTGKSLQIKVGENLLGKVLDGLGEPIDKEYLYLDKEVDIYRNPPNPLKRKSIKMPMCTGIRAIDGLLTCGEGQRLGIFAGSGVGKSILLGKIARSSNADVNVIALIGERNRELRNVLDKDLGEDGLKKSVVICATSDQPALVRLKGAFTATAIAEYYRDQGLKVMFMMDSVTRFAMAQREVGLAIGEPPTTKGYTPSVFALLPKLLERTGMAEKGSITAFYTVLVDGDDMNEPIADAVRGILDGHIVLSRKLAAKNHFPAIDVQESISRLMKQIVDKDYYEMAGRIRDSLTVYEKAEDLINVGAYVKGSNPKIDRAIALNDKLIEFLQQEVEEESSMKETLDAMKLLFIK
- a CDS encoding flagellar biosynthesis protein FlgD yields the protein MMEVSNVSSYVDASQSSSSGQKLGKNEFFQILAAQLQFQDPMEGGDNSEYVAQLAQFSALEQMENLNLAIADLKNNQNLLFGSQMIGKTVEVVGENEIVKGEVQSVRVRESGLYIVVGDQEYVAEDILNMTLTPDEQVQQIIEGMEHIGQVLDQAFAPEPQVVI